The region CTGATCCTATCAGTTACCAAACCCTTCACGAGAAAATCATCCCTTTTTAGATTTCTTACAATGTCGCAAGGACAAGCAGTTCCGTTTGCTGGGAAGTGGCACCATTTTACAGTCAGGACTGATGGAGAAAAGGTGGTTCCAGAACCACATGGTGACGCCGAACAAACAGAAACCTGGGAATCAGAGGTGATGATCCCTTTCGCAGTGGAAAGAACAGTTTACGCTTTCGGTGGACCCCTGCCAGACCAAGAATCACTTTCGAGTACAATGAACAAGGTATTTCCCTGCTACCCAACTTGCGAACCTAGGATTTTTTATAGTGAGCCttacaactttaattgtttaaGCAAACCCCACAAATTCTTTCGATCCGCCCCGTCAATAGCCCATAGGGATTACCTACCTTGGCTTGATCGAGTCGAACAAGCGTATGAGGATTTCTGGAAGACATATggcatctttgatttgatacaaTTCTCTCGATCTGGTCCTGAATATCGACCAGAAATGCTGATAGCAGCTATGCACTTTTTCGAGTCTTCTACCAACACCTTTCAATTTAAATGTGGTATGATGACCCCTACTCTCTTAGATGTAGCCGCCCTCACAGGCCTTAGGCCTAACGGAGAAACTTATGACCCCACTAATTCTAGTGACAATATCAAGCTAGTATATAAGGAGAATACCTTTTCCAAATATATAGCTGAACACAAAGGACCCGTCGAAGAGGAGGTTTCTGATGAAGAGCACATAGCCTTCTTAACCCTGTGGCTATCCCACTATGTCTTCTGCACGAAATCCTTGCAAGTAGCCAAAAGATTTATTCCAATGGCATTACAAATTCATGAAGGTCAGAACTTTGGATTTGGACGCCTCTTGTTAGCAGTGCTATACGAATCGCTTGGTGAGGCATGCGATGATCTGAAGAAATCGAAGGATGGGTCTTCCTTCTTAGTGTCCGGGCCTATGTGGCTTCTCCAATTGTGGCTTAATGCCACTTTCGAACAAGAAATGGGATTAATAATCCCACAAGATTATGCTGAAGAAGTTGCGAATCGCTCGATCGAAGGCCAGAGAGCACTTCGATTAACACCCAAGACCTTAGATCAAAACCCACAAAAGCTGTTCCTAAAGTACATGAGGATTTTTCTGAGCTTTGACAAGTTTCTTCCCCAACATGCTCCATTCATTAGTCGAGAGGTTGGCCCGGCCTGGTTCACTGACTATTTTCCTGCTGTCGATCCGGACAATGAAGAAGAAGTGAACGAAATATGGTCATTTTACTTGAATCCACAGATCCTGTCTTGTCGTACAGGTGTTCAATCGAACTATTTAGGCTTGGTTGGATACCAGCCTAATTTGGTTTCAAGACAATTTGGCCTCTCGCAAATCCGTCCTAAAAGCTTGTTCGAAGATCCTCGAGACGTTATAAGAGGGGCCAATCTTTCGGAAAAGACtttcaagaagtttttgaagattTCTCTTGATGAAAACTATAACCTGCATCCTTTTGAGTTCAACCATTCCCACTTCTGCACCATGGGGTTTGTTACCTGGTGGGAGAAATATTATTCGACCCGTTCAGTTGGAGACACTACTATCATGATCTCCAGACTTGAGAGTGGTTTTACACAACCAACGGTCGAGAATATCCGCTCAAACCTTCAAGCTCGAGGTATTAAATTACTTTTGACTTTCTAAATTGATATGTATTTTTGCCTTTTCTAATATTCTTACTTTCAGGCAAAACAATCATGACGAAGAAAAGTGCTGAAACATCTCGAGCTGATGTGAGACCCAAGAAACCCACTGGGGTGAAGATCCAAGAATGGAAACAAGAAGAGAAGGTGACTCTTCTGAACTTATCTTTTACTCTTAACGTCTTGcctcatatttctttattttttcagagTCAAAAGAAAGATGATAGCATTGATACTACCACGACTTCAAAACGCTCGAAGCATGCGGTCGTCGAATTAGACGAAGAGAAAGATGCAAGTTTTATTTCTAATGTCAATATCATAGCTTTCTTTCAAGTCTATATTCTGACAATTCTTTACCCTCGTAATGcaggaagaagaggaaagacctcttataagaaaaagaaagttaccTGCGACTTCGACCAAGTCTGCTGAACAAACAGAGGCAGGCAATTCCCAGGCTCAAATgcctaagaaaaagaaagtgaagcaGGTCGAGCCTGAACCTTCTGTGGCTGTTAAGGGTGGTGAGCCaatcaagaagaaaaagaaaaagaccaagCCTTCAAAAGAACAAGGTGACAATCAACCTGTTGACGTCCAACCACCTTCGACCGATATTGACGGCACTGAAGTAGAGGCTACTCCTTCTGTTGCTGAGATGGGCAACCCTGTCGATCAACCGGTCTCACCACAAGAACAACCTGCCGtcgaggtatcatcctcttaaTGTGTTTTAAATCATAGCTTATACGAAACTATTTGTTAACCTTTTTCCATGATAACTCGAATCAGGTACAACAAAATGTTTCTGTAGAAGAAATACCCTCACATGCTCGAACATCTCCCGCTCCTGAAACGGATGCAGTGAATGTTGAGGAACAGGGTGAAGGTCAAGGCATTGGATCCAGCAGTCCTCATGGATCGAGTCAGAAAAGTTCATCCGAAGAAAACTTTTTCGATGAAGAGGGCATAGAAGAGGCTGAAGCTGGTGGTTCGGACATTTACCCGGCGTCTTCGACATCTAAGCTTTCCGCTAGCATAGGGATCGCAGAAGATACATTCATTCAAATGCAAGACGAAGACCCTGCTGCAGCCCTTCGACTCCTGCTAAACACAAGTCAAGCCAACACCTCAAGTGAAAAGATTCCTGGTGCTTCGTCCTCATCTGATGCCGAAATAAACTCTTCAGTGCGCCAAGATTGCCTGCTCCTGAAGTTATCAATGGAATACGCACGGGAAGACGTACTTAAATCCATTGAAGAGAACCCCTCTGCTGCTTTTGGGCACCTGaactttttgaagaaattgcacaACCCCCTTACCTCTGATGAGATTCTAGGCAAAGTTATCCAAATCGAGTCCATTATCGATCAATTTGCAAGTACTGTGCAGAAAAAACGCGAAAATGGCGCCAGACTAGATGCCCAGAAACAGGCACATATCCTTCTGCTCGAGAAAGCCCGAGCTGCTCAACATGAAGTCGAACGTCTTACCAAAGAGGCGAAAGAAGGATCTTCTGAGATCAAAGCCTGCGATGATAACATCTCCTCCTGGGAAGCAACTATTACGGATTTGCTGTCTCAGGTCGATGATCTAAAGCAAAAAATTGTGACAGAGCAGGCCAAACGCAAAGAACTCCAGGAGAAGGCCGCTAACTCGATTCAGAAACTGGTTGCTGAAAAAGGGAGGGAAGGCCTGAAGGCCTTTAGCGCATCTCAAGCTGTAGCAGATGAGGCGAGAGTTATGGAGAGTGCTGACCAGGTCTTAACTAAAGAGATGGCCACCTTGAAGAAACTATATGAGGACTTGGTCATGCATTAGTAGAacttataatttctttatttcgaATTCTGTATTTCGATTCTACTTTTCGATGTAATATTGACACATGCCCTTTCGTGGCAATTTACTGTTATCGCCATTTTTATGTTTCCCGTATTTCTCTtattctatgcttattttaactACAAGCAgtgttggtttatattttttcaaatacttaCCATTTATGCTCAAAGTACGTTTCTGAGTGGTTAGCTCCTCTAACTCATAAGCACCATTCGAATAGATCTGAATTATTTTATACGGTCCTTCCCAATTTGGGGACCATTTGCCCAAGGCTCGATCCTTACTATCTATGGGCAGGATAATCTTCCAAACTAAATCTCCAACATTAAAAGTTTTTGACTTCACTTTCTTATTATAAGCTTTagcaactctttctttttgtttagtcaAAACTTCTAATGCTCTTAATCTCTCCTCATCTAAATCAACCAACTCATCTGAcatcattttccaataatggtcgaTTGGAATGTCCATTTGTTTTTGTACCCTGGCTGATTGCAAATGTATTTCGACCGGAAGTACAGCATCATGCCCATAAGTCAGTCGAAATGGGGTAGTATTAGTTGATTCCTTAGGAGAATTTCTACATGCCCATAGAACTTGATCTAACGTTTTATTCCAATTTCTTGGCTTTTGGgcaatgtgttttttaatcaagttaattacaatcttattggctgcttcgacCTGACCATTTGCTTGCGCGTAATATGGTGTTGAGGTTAATAATCGAAAGCCAGTTTCTTTGGCAAATTCTTGCATTTTCCGTCCAGTAAAAACTGAACCTTGATCAGTGGTAATTGTTTCAGGAATACCATAccaataaataatatgattttgaatGAAACTAATTACTGCTTTCTGATCAACATTTGGCAAAGGGACTGCTTCGATCCATTTTGTAAAGTAATCGATACCAACTATAATATAACGCTGGTTCTTAGAAGAAGCAGGTTTGATTTCACCAATTAGGTCCAAAGCCCATCCTCTGAAAGGCCAA is a window of Glycine soja cultivar W05 unplaced genomic scaffold, ASM419377v2 tig00103951_1_pilon_653842_670486, whole genome shotgun sequence DNA encoding:
- the LOC114404452 gene encoding uncharacterized protein K02A2.6-like produces the protein MLKDCIEFAKGCQECQKHAGIQHVPASELHSIIKPWPFRGWALDLIGEIKPASSKNQRYIIVGIDYFTKWIEAVPLPNVDQKAVISFIQNHIIYWYGIPETITTDQGSVFTGRKMQEFAKETGFRLLTSTPYYAQANGQVEAANKIVINLIKKHIAQKPRNWNKTLDQVLWACRNSPKESTNTTPFRLTYGHDAVLPVEIHLQSARVQKQMDIPIDHYWKMMSDELVDLDEERLRALEVLTKQKERVAKAYNKKVKSKTFNVGDLVWKIILPIDSKDRALGKWSPNWEGPYKIIQIYSNGAYELEELTTQKRTLSINGKYLKKYKPTLLVVKISIE